The window TGCGTCGAAATCTGCACGTCGAGGTGATCGGGATCGGACCACATTGCGACCGCTCCGTGCGACTCCATGCAGCAGTGCGCGATCGTCGGCACGCCGTAGATCCCCTCGCTCACGGCGGCGGCGGATTTGAAGGCCTCGTCGGGAGTGCCGGTGACGGTCGCCTGCGTCGGATGATAGGGGACCTTGGGACCGGTGGAGGCGGGTTTCACCTGCGCTTTTTGCAGGGCCGTGACGACTGTGCTCCCGGCGCCCCCGCCTTGCGCACGCTTTAGCAGTTCCGGCGTGACTGGGAAATCTATGCCGCGCTTGTTGATGGCAGCAGCCATTTGCACTTCCGGCACCTGGTTGCTGAACATACCGGTGAGATCTTCCAGGCTGAGCGGGCCGGTGTCCTCGGGAAGGTCGGTGGGCGGCTCGGAGAAGTCGTCCACGAAATGCGGCAGCGGCTCCCAGCGGACCTTGATCGCGCTCAAAGCATCGGCTGCGGTGCCTTCGTCCACGGCGGCCACGGCGACCACTTCGTCGCCGGCCCAGCGGATGGTGGCGCTGCCCGGCTTTTGCAGGACGGCGACCGCCTTCACTCCGGGCATTTTCTCGGCCGCGCTGGTATCAACGCTGATGAGCCGGGCATGCGCGTGCGGCGAGCGCAGAATCGCTCCCGCGAGCAGGCCTGGAGGCGTGGCGTCGTAGGTGTACTTGGCGCGGCCGGAGGATTTATCCGGACCATCCACGCGCGCGTGACGGGTGCCGATGACTTTCCGTTGTGCGGCATCGGGCCATTTATATTCCGCCATGGCTACTCGCCTCCCTTCGTCACATGAGGTGGCTGCGCCCCGAGTTGGCTCATGGCGCCGCGCATCCCGTAGTAGGTGCCGCAACGGCAGAAGTTTCCGGCCAGCCCTTTGGCCACCTGTTCGTGCGTCGGGTGGGGATGGCGGTCGAACAGCGCCTTGCTGGCGACGATGAAGCCGGGCGTGCAGAAGCCGCACTGCTGGGCGTCGTTGGCGACGAAGGCGCGCGAAACCGGGTGCAGCTCGGGACCGGCAGTGAAACCCTCGATGGTCGTGATCTGGTGCCCTTGTGCGTCGATGGCCAGGACCGAGCAGGCGTACACCGGCTTGTTGTCCATGAGCACGGTGCAGGAGCCGCAGGCCCCGCGGTCGCAGACGCGCTTGGCCCCGGTCAGTTCGAAGTTGTCGCGCAGCGCGTCGAGCAGGGTCACGCGCGGTTCGAACTCGCCTTTGAGGCTCTTGCCGTTGACGGTGAGCGTGACCGGCGTCTTGCCCGGACCGTACATCGGCACGTCCTGGCCCTCGACGGTAAGTACCGTGGGCCCGATCACCGCAGGTACGGCAACGGCAACGGCGCCGAGCTTGAGGAAGTCGCGGCGAGATACGCCTTCGCGCGGCTGCCCGCCTTCTT is drawn from Candidatus Binatia bacterium and contains these coding sequences:
- a CDS encoding molybdopterin cofactor-binding domain-containing protein; translation: MAEYKWPDAAQRKVIGTRHARVDGPDKSSGRAKYTYDATPPGLLAGAILRSPHAHARLISVDTSAAEKMPGVKAVAVLQKPGSATIRWAGDEVVAVAAVDEGTAADALSAIKVRWEPLPHFVDDFSEPPTDLPEDTGPLSLEDLTGMFSNQVPEVQMAAAINKRGIDFPVTPELLKRAQGGGAGSTVVTALQKAQVKPASTGPKVPYHPTQATVTGTPDEAFKSAAAVSEGIYGVPTIAHCCMESHGAVAMWSDPDHLDVQISTQSVSDMPGQVSDGLKNYEVAIPPTNIHMHQQHMGGGFGS
- a CDS encoding (2Fe-2S)-binding protein, with the protein product MREEDTPILEEGGQPREGVSRRDFLKLGAVAVAVPAVIGPTVLTVEGQDVPMYGPGKTPVTLTVNGKSLKGEFEPRVTLLDALRDNFELTGAKRVCDRGACGSCTVLMDNKPVYACSVLAIDAQGHQITTIEGFTAGPELHPVSRAFVANDAQQCGFCTPGFIVASKALFDRHPHPTHEQVAKGLAGNFCRCGTYYGMRGAMSQLGAQPPHVTKGGE